A genomic segment from Mus musculus strain C57BL/6J chromosome 13, GRCm38.p6 C57BL/6J encodes:
- the Rmi1 gene encoding recQ-mediated genome instability protein 1, whose protein sequence is MSVASAVLRVETWLLATWHVKVPPMWLEACVNWIQEENNNATLSQAQINKQVLEQWLLTDLRDLEHPLLPDDILELPKGELNGFYALQINSLVDVSQPAYSQIQKLRGKNTTNDLVSAETQSTPKPWEVRPSRMLMLQLTDGVTHIQGMEYQSIPALHSGLPPGTKILVRGCILFRLGVLLLKPENVKVLGGEVDGLSEENAQEKVLARLIGELDPTVPVIPNNSIHNVPKVSGGLDAVLGPSDEELLASLDESEESAANNDVAMERSCFSTGTSSNTTPTNPSGFEPGCNISSRPKEKPPNQPTHFTDGEFDDFSLEEALLLEETVQKEQMETKASQPLTLKENTGKCMEIFSHKPSSLNHTALIHKQGNSNFDEKTSEQMIHEDKFFDCASTRNHHKRFSAHDFTNDSKISEVDDAAQQTLSSSNVHCLRNKILNRKLDLSEKSSQISKENGHPFQACSSRSFENNTYLSIGMDLHSPPFIYLSVLMARKPKEVTTVTVKAFIVTLTGNLSSSGGFWGVTAKVSDGTAYLDVDFIDEILTSMIGYSVPEMKQLRKDPLKYKTFLEGLQKCQRDLIDLCCLMTISYDPSSCKGVVLELQDVGMEHVENLKKRLNK, encoded by the coding sequence ATGAGTGTAGCTAGTGCTGTATTAAGAGTTGAAACCTGGCTTTTGGCAACATGGCATGTTAAGGTACCTCCAATGTGGCTGGAAGCTTGTGTTAACTGGAtccaagaagaaaataataatgctACTTTGAGTCaggcacaaataaataaacaagtgttGGAGCAATGGCTTCTTACTGACCTGAGAGACTTGGAACATCCTCTCTTACCTGATGACATTTTAGAACTGCCAAAGGGAGAACTGAATGGGTTTTATGCTCTACAGATCAATTCTTTGGTTGATGTGAGTCAGCCTGCTTATTCACAGATACAGAAGCTGAGAGGAAAGAATACAACCAATGATCTCGTCTCAGCTGAAACGCAGAGTACTCCAAAACCATGGGAAGTGAGGCCTTCTCGGATGCTGATGCTACAGCTCACTGATGGTGTCACACACATTCAGGGAATGGAGTATCAGTCTATCCCAGCTCTCCATAGTGGTCTTCCTCCAGGTACAAAAATTTTAGTTCGTGGATGCATTTTGTTCCGTCTTGGTGTTCTCTTACTGAAACCAGAAAATGTGAAGGTGCTAGGGGGTGAGGTAGATGGTCTTTCAGAAGAAAATGCCCAAGAAAAAGTACTTGCAAGATTAATTGGGGAACTTGATCCTACAGTTCCAGTCATTCCAAATAATTCCATTCACAACGTGCCCAAAGTTTCAGGGGGCTTAGATGCTGTTTTGGGGCCCTCGGATGAAGAACTCTTGGCAAGTCTTGATGAAAGTGAAGAGTCTGCAGCAAATAATGACGTGGCTATGGAAAGAAGCTGTTTCAGCACAGGCACTTCCTCAAATACTACTCCGACAAATCCGTCTGGTTTTGAGCCAGGATGTAACATTTCTTCAAGGCCAAAGGAGAAACCACCAAACCAGCCCACGCATTTCACTGATGGAGAATTTGATGACTTTTCACTGGAAGAGGCCTTGCTTTTGGAAGAGACTGTCCAGAAAGAACAGATGGAAACAAAAGCATCGCAGCCACTAACTTTGAAGGAAAACACTGGTAAATGTATGGAGATTTTTTCACATAAACCTAGTAGTCTGAACCACACAGCTTTGATTCATAAACAAGGAAACAGCAATTTTGATGAAAAAACATCTGAACAAATGATTCATGAAGACAAATTTTTTGATTGTGCATCTACTAGAAACCATCATAAGAGATTCTCAGCTCATGATTTTACAAATGACAGTAAGATTTCAGAAGTAGATGATGCAGCACAACAGACCCTCAGCAGTTCAAATGTACATTGCTTAcgtaataaaatattaaacagaAAGCTGGACCTATCAGAAAAGAGTTCACAAATTTCTAAAGAAAATGGCCACCCTTTCCAGGCTTGTTCTTCAAGATCATTTGAGAATAATACTTATCTATCTATTGGCATGGACTTACATTCTCCACCCTTTATCTATTTGTCTGTTCTAATGGCCAGAAAGCCAAAGGAAGTTACTACTGTGACAGTCAAAGCGTTTATTGTCACTTTAACTGGAAATCTCTCAAGTTCTGGTGGCTTTTGGGGTGTAACTGCAAAAGTTTCTGATGGTACTGCATATCTAGATGTAGATTTTATAGACGAAATACTTACCAGTATGATAGGGTATTCAGTACCAGAAATGAAACAATTAAGAAAGGACCCTCTTAAATATAAAACATTCCTAGAAGGGTTACAGAAATGTCAGCGAGATCTGATCGATTTGTGTTGCCTGATGACTATTTCATACGATCCTTCTTCATGTAAAGGGGTGGTGCTGGAATTGCAAGATGTTGGTATGGAACACGTGGAGAACCTAAAGAAACGGTTGAATAAATAA